The Sulfuricurvum sp. IAE1 DNA segment TTTTACGATTCCCTCACCCGTCTTCCCAACCGCACCAAACTCATCCACGACACCGAGAATCTTGAACAGCCTTATGCGATCGTCGTTTTAAACATTGACCGTTTCGGGGAAATCAACAGCTTTTACGGCCATGAGATCGGTGACGAGCTTCTCGAAAGCGTTGCCGAACTGCTGGACGAGCTTTCCAAGCAGATGAGCGGCAGCACCCTCTATAAACTCCCGGTGGACGAATACGCGCTGCTGATCACCGCGCCCCCCTCGCGCGAAGAGCTCGAAGCGTTCACCGCTTATGTGGTCGAACAGATCGCCCAAAGCAACTTCCGCATCCAAGATCACGACATGAACCTCAACGCAACGGCAGGGATCGCGTGTTCGAACGATCTGACCGACACGCGCCAAAGCGTACTTTTGCGTGCCGGAATGGCCCTCAAACTGGCCAAAAAAAGACGGCGCAACTACATCGTCTACGACCCGTCCCTGCACATCAAAAAAGACTACGAAAAAAATATACGCTGGATCAAACGGCTGCGCGAAGCGATCGAAGAAGACCGCATCGTCCCCTACTATCACCCCATCGTAAACGCCCGAACGCTCGAAATCGAAAAATACGAAGCGCTGGTGCGGATCATCGAAGATGACGGTTCGGTCGTCACGCCGTTTCATTTTCTCGAAATTTCGAAAAAAGTGAAACTCTATTATCATGTCACACGGATCATGATCGACAAGGTGTTCGAAGCGCTTCGGCAGAATCCGGGAAAAATCTGTTCGATCAACCTCTCGATCGAAGACATCCACAACCAGTCGATGTACGCCTACATCATCGATAAAGTCCGCAACTGCGCCTATTCCCCGCAGCTCATCTTCGAGATTCTCGAATCCGAGGGGATCGAGAACTACGACGTCGTCAATGCTTTCATTACGGAA contains these protein-coding regions:
- a CDS encoding EAL domain-containing protein, with translation MQNPFPADRVHVHDILKHMPDGMFTLDTNLIIRYANPAFCKLLGFEAGELIGSSVTEHLENLDILSSCIDSINAHGHCNDQETVFKRKDGTNVHISKNVQALYDDQGTIRTIVVSIRDLTHLHELNKELSLSKAELQRYTDDLKGIVDNRTRELTYRLFYDSLTRLPNRTKLIHDTENLEQPYAIVVLNIDRFGEINSFYGHEIGDELLESVAELLDELSKQMSGSTLYKLPVDEYALLITAPPSREELEAFTAYVVEQIAQSNFRIQDHDMNLNATAGIACSNDLTDTRQSVLLRAGMALKLAKKRRRNYIVYDPSLHIKKDYEKNIRWIKRLREAIEEDRIVPYYHPIVNARTLEIEKYEALVRIIEDDGSVVTPFHFLEISKKVKLYYHVTRIMIDKVFEALRQNPGKICSINLSIEDIHNQSMYAYIIDKVRNCAYSPQLIFEILESEGIENYDVVNAFITEVKKYGVKIALDDFGAGYSNFAYISRLDIDYVKIDGSIIRDVDTNRTSQIILDTILDFASKLGVETVAEFVSSEAICHYLQTLPINAMQGYYFAKPAPSMEG